TCTTTTCACCTTTCCGGTCAACTGCTTTCAATCTATATGCACAAGCCACACACTCATCCTTTTCCACACTCTCTCCTGACTGTACCTTCTCTTCTGACTGCAAGAAAAAGTTCTTACTCTTCTTACCCAGAACATCCAAGCCATTGGGGAGTGCAGGTTTCAGGGGGGGCAGGACTAAGAGGGCCTTGGTGGTCAGGGCGTCTGAGGTGGAGAGCCCTTTGTCAGCGCCAACCCCCGGACTCCTGGGGGCCTTGCCCCTGTTGGCCTCAGGGACAGCCCAGTCTTGTGTGCACAAAATAAACTCCTTGATTTGcacactttttctctttccaggAATGTAGGTGGGAAAGCAGATTTTACTAATCTCCCTGGAAGCAGTGCTGGAGCCCTGgggggacccctgggtctgggAGAGGCTGTTCCGATCCTTCTCCAGGCTGCCCTCTGTGTCAGCCCCTGCCTCTACTGTCCCAGCCTCTGTGGGAGGCTTGACCTCGAGGCTCCCTTGGGAGAGATTCACACAGACTAAGCAGCCACTGCTGGCACTTTCTCCTACCCTCGCCTTTTTTGGTTTCTTCCTTGGCCAGATGCAGGCAGTTGGAGAAGTCCTTCCCCAGCCTTGGACCTGCAAATGAAGAACAAGTTACTTTCTAGCGAAGGGGCCCAAACTCTAGTTGCCCCAATTCTGGCCACATCCCCATTTTGCCAGTCTTATGGGAaccaatatttttcttaaaattgactcacttaaaatgtaaaaaccttttatttatttttagtaataaaaatattattattattttttgagacagagtctccctttgttgcccaggctagagtgagtgccgtggcgtcagcctagctcacagcaacctcaaactcctgggctcaagcgatcctgctgcctcagcctcccaagtagctgggactacaggcatgcaccaccatgcccagctaattttttctaaatatattagttggccaattaatttctttctatgtatagcagagacagggtctcattcttgctcaggctggtttccaactcctgacctcgagcaatccgcccaccttggcctcccagagtgctagaattacaggcgtgagccaccacgcctggccaaaaaaatattattaataaataataaaaataaaaatattggtcttgctctgtcgcctgagATAGAGTATAGTAactcaatcatagctcattgcaacctccaacttctgggcttaagtgatcctcttgtctcggcctcccagtagctgggactacaggtgcatgccaccatgcccggctaattttttaaattttttgtagagacatggtctccctatgttacccaggttggtcctgaactcctggcctcaagcaatcctcctgccttggcctccaaaagtgctagaattataggcatgagccactgtgcccagccaaacaaaaactttttttttttttgagacagagtctcgctttgttgcccaggctagagtgagtgccgtggtgtctgcctacctcacagcaacctcaaactcctgggctcaagcaatcctgctgcctcagcctcccgagtagctgggaatacaggcatgcgccaccatggctggctaattttttctatatatattagttggccaattaatttctttctatttatagtagagacggggtctcgttcttgctcaggctggtttctaactcctgacctcaagctatccgccagccttggcctcccagagggctaggattacaggccactgtgcttggccaagACTGTTGCTTTTAGGTAGCGAGAAAGCAAATAGCAGAGGCAGGTCCTGGGGTGCAGAGGAGTCCTGCATGCCCAAGGCACACCCTGCCCCATCCATGCCCAGAGTCCCCTGGCTGCCCTTGCCACAGGTCACCATTAAAATAGGGTGGCCAGATAAAAATACAGCACCATATTTGTGACACACTTATACTAAATAAGTTAggtattgtttatctgaaattcaaatttactgGGTGTCCTATATTTTCGTTTGCTTAATATGGCAATCCTGTTTAATCACCAGAAAGACTAAGTTTCCTTATAGTTTCTCTATAGTTTCCTTATAGCTTTAAGTTTAGGATTCTATTATTGATTCTAAGAATAGTTTAAGAATAAGCCCCCAGAGTTCTGAGTAGAACCACCAGGGTAGAAACCCCAGTTCTCCCAGGGAGTTCAGCACAGGGTTAAGGAGCTCAGGTTCTGCAGTTCGGAAGACTCAGACTCAAGCCCTGCCTTGGTCACTTGCTGGCTGGTGGTGGTGACTCAGTCAGTATCCTTATCCCAAAAGTGAGGCTGTTAATACACCTACCTCAGATGGCTATGGAGAGGTTGAATGAATTAACATATGCAAAGCATTTAGTACTGCGCCATCCGCATGCTAAGTGGCTAAAGATACCTAATAACAGGTACCGCTATTATCATCAACAACATTTTACCTGTGTTCTAAGGTTTTCTATATTTCATTGATGCTGCATATTTTGGTaatattaactatttttgaaaaaaaaaagttttgcatcAAAACATTGATGTGTAAGAGATCTAACTCAAGAAGAAACTCACCGCTTCTTCCCATCCAGTCCTGATGCTAAACTCAGTGACTTTTTCATCTTGTTCAAGTGTAATGTCACTGATATTGAGAAGACAACAAAcatgattcttttctcttctttcatctgGACAAGTACAGGTGAGTTCAGTTTCTTCTGTGCtttgaatttcattattttcactattttctgTATCAGTCTCATTTTTCTGACAGAGATCCATTATTGTGATGGTTGCTTAAAGTTTTTAACATCTTCTTGCAGTCTGAAAATGTAGATTAAACTTAGtttttactgttaattttttaaaaaagcagttcAATAACTCAGGTGAAATATTTTCAAGACATCCAGGAATAGACTAAGAATAAATATTACGAAACCATCCATTGCCACAACCACTGGCATTATTTTCCAACATTCCGTCaggcttgggaaaaaaaaaaaaagataaggctAATTTTAAAGACTAATGGATGCAATTAAAGTCTGACATTAGGAGTGAAGAAAAGACAACAGGAAGACACTAGCACAGCCTCTATCTCCTGCAATGGGGTACAGAGCATAGTAAGGAATGCAGGTTCAAGCATCCCTACTTCTCACTCCAAAGATGTCCAAATGATATTGTGCTACCCCTGAGAGAACTGCAGTGAATACGTCTGATTTATGCACCCCAGCCTCCTTGccctcctccttttccccttcccagCAACCCTTGATATTTGGCTTGGGTATCCACAATCTTCTTGGGAACCTGGTGGAGCATGTGGTCTAGGCCATGTCAATCAGTTCCTTATCTTTCCCATACCTCTACCTGTCTGTCCCTGCTCCATTCCCCCAAATAAATACTggttctcaaaaagaaaaggaaaaaaaaaaatcaaaataacaagtgttggcaaggatatagaaAAACCAGAaccctcattcattgctggtggcaATGAAAATTGGTTTTCGGAAATGTCTGGAAGACGGTTTGGTAGCTACTCAAAAAGTGAAACAGCTGAGCACCACAAAAGTCTTgcgataaaagaaaagaaaaaaaattttctaaactaataataaataaataattaaagaaaaaaaaagttaaacaaaattaccATCAAACCCAGAAATTCTGctcctaggaatatacttaagagAATCGAAAACAGgcattcaaacaaaaacttgtacataaatgttcatagcagtaaagttcataatagccaaaaagtggaaacaacccaactgttTACGAggaatgaacagataaacaaaatggggCATATTCATGCAAAGGAATATTATGGAATATTCCTTAATATTGAGGCAATATTGAGGAATATTGCCTCAAAAAGCAATGAaatcctgacacatgctacaatgtggatgaactctgaaaacattaggctaagtgaaagaagccagatacaaaagaccaCATAGTGCATGaatccatttaaataaaaaaatccaaaataggtaaatccacagagacagtAATATTAGGGTTGCTAGGGGATGCAGGGGAGGAAGAAATTGGGAGGCATTGGGTTTCTTTTGGAAGGATGAAAATGCTCTGGAATTAGGTAGTGGTCATTTATGGTTGCACAAGATTGTGAGTATACTAAAAACTACCAGtgaatgatattttaattaaaatagtaagttttatacatgaatttttttttttttttttttgagacagagtctcgctttgttgcccaggctagagtgagtgccgtggagtcagcctagctcacagcaacctcaaacgcctgggctcgagcgatccttctgcctcagcctcccgagtagctgggactacaggcatgcgccaccatgcccgcctaattttttacatatatatatcagttggccaattaatttctttctatttatagtagagacggggtctcgctcttgctcaggctggttttgaactcctgacctcgagcaatccgcccgcctcggcctcccagagagctaggattacaggcgtgagccaccgcgcccggccttatacatgaattttatctcaatgaaAAAATGGGTTCACAAGTAGGCTTGTGATCTAAGCTGGATCGATCAAAATGCATCACAGAACCTTTGTGGGGGCTGATGGTACAAAAATACTCTCTTGGCGCTGCTtgttgtaaaagaaaaagtatatagcCCTAGAAGCTACTTAAAATCATTTCTGGATTGTAAGTGCTGGTTCATAAGGTAACCAGTGGGAGGtgaagctgaaaaagaaaaaggcaaagcaaATAGTTAACAGAAATCCATAGGCTTTGGCTTCCGGTAAAGAAAGAAGCTTCTACTGGACCAAACTTCCAAAAGGTAATAACTAAAAACAatggacaaaatataaaaaacttgCTGAAGGCACTGGAGAGCATCCAAAACAAGCAGGCACCAGAGGAGTCTAGACTTGGAGAAAGGGAATGACCTGGGTTAGTTTCTACAGCTTTTTGTCTGAAGATAGGCATAAGCTTGGAGAAGCAAGGGAGAGTTCAGGGCAACTAAAGTAGATGGAGAGTGGAGTGGGGGAAATTCTGAAAAGGAGAAAGCCAGAAGAGCAGGGTATCCCAAAATTCCATACAGAAATTCTTCTCAAATCTCTGGCTGACATATGTACAGGTCAGATTCCAAGCAGCCCAGATGAAGCTGATAGAACTAGACAgagatttttaaagcagaaatagaGTATATAGTGTGAATCCAGACAAAATAACTACCTGATTTTAAAAGATCAGAATCCTTCAGAGGCATATAATAGAATCCAGAGTTTGTACAGTGTCCAGGATTTAGTCCAAAACTACTGGACTCatggagaaacaaaatataactCATGGTGAGATGACCCAGTTGTTGGAATTAGCAGAcaggattttaaaacatttaaaatatgactaTTTAAATATGACTATTTTCAAGgatgtaaatgaaaatatgctcataATGAATTAGCAAGTAGGAAATCTAGTAGAGAAACaaaaaccatttattaaaaataggaactctagaaatgaaaaatacaacacctgaaattttaaaatagcagcaTATtggaaaggacaaaagaaaagtcataaacttgaaaacagatcaatagaaattatccaatatgaaaatatagagaaaaaagaatttacaaaatgaacagagcctcagggacctGTGGGACAATATTAAATAGCCTAAATCACATACAACTGGCCTCCCTataagagaggagagagagaatgaggcaaaaataatttcagaagacATAATTTATGactgaaatttttctaaatatggtaaaaaaaaaattatagatttaagAAGTTCAGTGAATCCcaagaaggataaataaaaacaaaaccacatctAGCCATATCAgagtcaaacttctgaaaaccaaagatagaAAAGTCCTGAAACCAGTTATTAGAAAAACTTCctatcacataaaaataatatgttaacTTCTCATCAAAAATAATAGAGGCTACAGAGAGTAAAATAACTTCAttaaatgccaaaagaaaaaaaaatggccacaCAAAATTCTATACTCAATGAAAACATCTTTcaagaatgaaagcaaaataaaacatttttagataaacaaaaactgagaataggactctgggaggccgaggcaggaagactgcttgagctcaggagttagagaccagtctgagcaagagtgagacccccgtctctactaacaatagaaaatattagcctggcatggtggtgcgcccatgtagtcccagctacttgggagtctgaggcaggaggatcgcatgagcccaggagtttgaggttgctgtgagctaggctgacgccagggtactctactcagggcaacggagtgagactctgtctcagaaaaaagaaaagaaagttcttcCTTACACTGGACCAACACTGGTTTCCACACCCATCATGTCCTCTACCCCTTGGCCCTAGTTCTGCTCTCCAGGGCAAGGCTTCGTGATGGGAAGTGCATGGATGGCTTCAGGAGGTCTATGACACCTATGAACATGCCTCCATCAAAATCACAACGTGGTCTCTCAGTACAAAAGAGTGAAGAATTGATCCTGAGACTTCCCATTGTCTCAACATCCCAACAACCCTCTTAAACAGTTCCAGGTACTCTTCTCTCTTCCAGGGTACCCAACTCCAGCTCCTTCAACTATTCGTCACACACCACAAGAGTATGTGAAGTCTGAGGGGACACCAGCTAGTACATATAGAGAGAGGAACAGCAGAGGCCAAAAGATATGATACTGAGTAAACCCctattttgtagaaattgaaCCCAGTGAGGGTACCAGAAGAGGCTCTAGTCCCATTCTATTACAAAGTAGCAGTATAAACCCaggtaacaataataatttaataaaaacacacacTGTCATGTATCTGTTACCAGGTGCCAGGCATGGTTATATATACTTTACCTGTTATAAACAGAGCATTTTTATAAGTGCTTTACTCATATAACACAGGTTCATGAAAGCTCTATTGACTCCTCCTAACCCAAACTAAGAATCATCCCTGTGTCAGCACACCCAGAAATATTAGTCAAAAGGTCAGATGACTACATACCAGATCACTAGATGCTCCTTCAGAACTCTGGTGCTCTTCAAGCAGGATCAGGATGTTCCACTACTAAAGGAGAATATTGGTGGTCTTTtcctaattaaaaagaaattcagttaGTGGATAGAACAGTCTTCATTTTAAGCTTCCCTTCTATAAACATACCTTTATTACCCACTCTTGTCTTCTAGCTCATGTTAGCAAATGACAAACAGAAATCTATAAGAAGCAATCAAAGATCAACTAAGAGAGTGGATGGATGTGTGATTCTTGCAAATTGCATGCAGTTTTACTTTTATGTTGGAATGCAGAAATCTACATTGATGTCATATTTTCTGGTAGTAAAATTATACCTAACTT
This sequence is a window from Microcebus murinus isolate Inina chromosome 20, M.murinus_Inina_mat1.0, whole genome shotgun sequence. Protein-coding genes within it:
- the C20H16orf46 gene encoding uncharacterized protein C16orf46 homolog; the protein is MDLCQKNETDTENSENNEIQSTEETELTCTCPDERREKNHVCCLLNISDITLEQDEKVTEFSIRTGWEEAVQGWGRTSPTACIWPRKKPKKARVGESASSGCLVCVNLSQGSLEVKPPTEAGTVEAGADTEGSLEKDRNSLSQTQGSPQGSSTASREISKICFPTYIPGKRKSVQIKEFILCTQDWAVPEANRGKAPRSPGVGADKGLSTSDALTTKALLVLPPLKPALPNGLDVLGKKSKNFFLQSEEKVQSGESVEKDECVACAYRLKAVDRKGEKRPVELARHLKVNNTPPFPSPLARTCLPCSLLPEKNLAFPPNPGNVQYLATLRLLQKQGVRGYKVKFKAKEPRPPVNTQKRVLTEAKQENRPQTLDTKVFPRPLLPSLTVSRVVVPIDTHRVL